TGTATCCACGTTTAATTTAGACGAATATGTAGGTTTAACCGCATCACATCCGCAAAGTTATCACTATTATATGGATGACATGCTTTTCAAACAATATCCTTATTTTAATAGAAAGAACATTCATATTCCAAATGGAGATGCCGATGATATGAATGCGGAAGCGTCAAAATATAATGACGTTTTAGAACAACAAGGTCAACGTGATATTCAAATTTTAGGTATTGGTGAAAATGGTCATATTGGATTTAATGAACCTGGTACGCCGTTTGATAGCGTTACTCATATCGTTGATTTGACTGAAAGTACTATTAAGGCTAATAGTCGATATTTTAAAAACGAAGATGATGTTCCAAAGCAAGCCATTTCGATGGGACTTGCTAATATTCTTCAAGCCAAACGTATCATTTTACTCGCATTTGGTGAAAAGAAACGTGCTGCTATTACACATTTATTAAATCAGGAAATTTCTGTTGATGTTCCAGCCACATTACTTCACAAACACCCGAATGTTGAGATATATTTAGACGACGAAGCTTGCCCGAAAAA
The genomic region above belongs to Staphylococcus aureus and contains:
- the nagB gene encoding glucosamine-6-phosphate deaminase; translated protein: MKVLNLGSKKQASFYVACELYKEMAFNQHCKLGLATGGTMTDLYEQLVKLLNKNQLNVDNVSTFNLDEYVGLTASHPQSYHYYMDDMLFKQYPYFNRKNIHIPNGDADDMNAEASKYNDVLEQQGQRDIQILGIGENGHIGFNEPGTPFDSVTHIVDLTESTIKANSRYFKNEDDVPKQAISMGLANILQAKRIILLAFGEKKRAAITHLLNQEISVDVPATLLHKHPNVEIYLDDEACPKNVAKIHVDEMD